Proteins encoded together in one Phycisphaerae bacterium window:
- a CDS encoding PilZ domain-containing protein, with protein sequence MKPRRMLTPLDASAIFDRAVQERALAVLTFQDGHEWYSFKSRFLERDAQRRFFVLDYQAVDDHPLPAVAPGQYLGVSFRQRSRKLLFATIVEAKGHFVLDDQTTVPAIRYRWPDGMTELQRRAYFRTPIPAEMPLNVSIWAGGVLARARAQTEALQVISGDLCDLSCGGALVRLHHPAPPEWVMEQTIGVEMHLPDGRSPILVDARYRGARTDESGALNLALQFVGLELTVDGRMVLQRLANSVQRLHRLAFVAERGERGTDRRA encoded by the coding sequence ATGAAGCCCCGGCGCATGCTCACCCCGCTCGACGCGTCCGCGATCTTTGATCGTGCCGTGCAGGAACGCGCCCTGGCGGTGCTGACCTTCCAGGACGGCCACGAGTGGTACTCGTTCAAGTCGCGCTTCCTTGAGCGCGATGCCCAACGCCGCTTCTTCGTGCTCGACTACCAGGCCGTGGACGACCACCCCCTGCCGGCGGTCGCACCCGGACAATACCTGGGCGTCAGCTTCCGGCAGCGGAGCCGCAAACTGCTCTTCGCGACCATCGTCGAGGCCAAGGGGCACTTCGTCCTCGACGACCAGACCACCGTGCCCGCGATCCGCTATCGCTGGCCGGACGGCATGACCGAGTTGCAGCGGCGTGCGTATTTCCGCACGCCGATCCCGGCGGAGATGCCACTGAACGTCAGCATCTGGGCCGGCGGCGTCCTGGCCCGCGCGCGCGCCCAGACCGAAGCCCTGCAGGTCATCTCCGGCGACTTGTGTGACCTTTCGTGCGGGGGCGCGCTGGTGCGCCTCCATCATCCCGCCCCGCCGGAATGGGTCATGGAGCAGACCATCGGCGTTGAGATGCACCTGCCGGACGGCCGCTCACCGATCCTGGTGGACGCGCGCTACCGCGGCGCCCGCACCGATGAATCCGGCGCCCTCAACCTGGCACTTCAGTTCGTCGGCCTTGAACTGACCGTCGACGGACGCATGGTGCTGCAGCGCCTGGCAAATTCAGTCCAGCGGCTGCACCGACTCGCCTTCGTCGCTGAGCGGGGCGAACGCGGCACTGACCGCCGCGCGTGA